The following proteins come from a genomic window of Megalops cyprinoides isolate fMegCyp1 chromosome 6, fMegCyp1.pri, whole genome shotgun sequence:
- the LOC118779818 gene encoding helicase ARIP4-like isoform X1 → MSEEAISGSDMETDFTAEKEEDQEEEEEMEEEEEDNDGDDEEEAAEQSQSTSLSEEKEAGGGDTPEGQHTHSSTSPSGAPPSRPPSRPPSRPSSHSPVSLTSSKKRVSKPAHLRRNIRKLLKEHQLEAVTQAAQHEELERRKRLEQQRKDFPAPPLPEYAPGEMHKTPPLPEYAPGEFVLRAGQVSETHAVRGEVICLDSSDSSSDEEAQSPAQHTRDDVIELSSDEDDALHLSSESANEEEDTPSNVESSGAHINDALNQPDAQGRVLVNINHPDNEGDLFLAPQLARAVKPHQIGGIRFLYDNLVESVERYRSSSGFGCILAHSMGLGKTLQVISFIDILLRHTAARTVLAIVPVNTLQNWLAEFNMWLPPPEALQQENDPHSVTPRAFKVHILNDEHKTTEARAKVVGEWSAEGGVLLMGYEMYRLLSLKKSFVTGRKKKSKKPVGPVIIDLDEEERQQELLKDIEKALARPGPDVVICDEGHRIKNFHSSTSQALKSMQSRRRVVLTGYPLQNNLMEYWCMVDFVRPDFLGSRQEFSNMFERPILNGQCTDSTPQDVRLMRYRSHVLHSLLEGFVQRRGHSVLRTHLPSKDENVILVRLSPLQRALYTQFMTRFRETGSNGWLGLNPLKAFCVCCKIWNHPDVLYAALQKESLANEQDLDLDDLTAAGSSRCPAPGLKGKTTDSAPSKLGMAGLGLGLLQEKANQVITYEWARDIMTDYQTGVLENSAKMVLLFYLIEESVSRGDRILVFSQSLSTLSVIEEFLSKRPMPSCGVTSESQSHNWVRNVNYYRLDGSTSASERERLINQFNDPENTTTWLFLLSTRAGCLGVNLIGANRVVVFDASWNPCHDAQAVCRVYRYGQKKACHIYRLVCDYTLEKKIYDRQVSKQGVSDRVVDDLNPGLTFTRREIESLLNFVDEEPEPTHLVLDPEDQVEEVIRQAWKMYPHLITKQPFHHESLLVDRKEMKLTKAEKKAAKKSYEDEKRASIPYNRPSYTHYYPPSDHGLASIPTFSQRSWRPPLRPDEKPVASVRPVQSTPIPMMPRQVPLGHAHSIAATSSAGSSYLQKAGVYVQRIVTTTDIVIPGSNSSTDVQTRISAGETVHFIKGSKGTYIRTSNGRIFAVRTSGKNRGGEEILTASRGNSQQSSGNSSSNGCVSPDRKHPAPDGPARSASPDSPRLLRELCRYAVAMETPQESEWSRSKEPHTSRGQNSGESSSQASTADPPGLGAAEALDLRGPKRKPPVPSSAEQIRKLPAAKRAPVPSAFPRFPLGSGFSLPLSPALLGSMTHPMFMGAASPFFQPHGQLGDSRMMFPMTSDAFVPISSASSSSSSSSSTVGSANSTLTSLPPFLLNPSMAGMLPSGFPLPYSQSLMYPNALLSGALPPGLGSAGSSFLSHLPSSGLHGVPTRPDSHVTSDNGGSSSDDDVVEVTGQ, encoded by the exons ATGTCAGAAGAGGCAATTTCAGGGAGCGATATGGAAACTGATTTTACTGCTGAGAAAGAGGAGGAtcaggaggaagaagaggagatggaggaggaagaggaggacaaTGACGGGGATGACGAAGAAGAAGCCGCTG AGCAGTCCCAGAGCACCTCTCTTAGTGAAGAGAAGGAGGCTGGGGGAGGAGACACCCCAGAGGGgcagcacacacattcatctaCCTCACCGTCAGGGGCCCCCCCCTCCAGACCGCCCTCCAGACCGCCCTCCAGACCCAGCAGTCACAGCCCGGTATCCCTCACCAGCAGCAAGAAGAGAGTCTCAAAGCCAGCCCACCTGAGGAGGAACATCCG AAAGCTGTTGAAAGAGCACCAGCTAGAGGCAGTGACTCAGGCTGCCCAGCatgaggagctggagaggcgGAAGCGTCTGGAACAGCAGAGGAAGGACTtcccagcccctcccctgccAGAATATGCCCCGGGTGAGATGCACAAAACCCCTCCCCTACCGGAGTACGCCCCGG gtgagTTTGTATTGCGGGCAGGGCAGGTGTCTGAGACCCATGCAGTGAGAGGGGAGGTGATCTGCCTggacagcagtgacagcagtaGTGATGAGGAGGCCCAGTCGCCAGCGCAGCACACCCGTGATG ATGTGATAGAGCTCAGCTCCGATGAGGATGATGCCCTGCACCTCAGCAGTGAGTCAGCCAATGAGGAGGAGGACACCCCCAGCAATGTGGAGAGCAGTGGTGCCCACATCAATGATGCCCTCAACCAGCCTGATGCGCAGGGCCGCGTCCTTGTCAACATCAATCACCCTGACAACGAGGGAGACCTCTTCCTTGCACCTCAGCTCGCCCGTGCTGTCAAGCCCCACCAG ATTGGTGGGATCCGGTTCTTGTATGATAACCTGGTGGAGTCTGTGGAGCGGTACAGGAGCAGCAGCGGGTTTGGGTGCATCCTGGCGCACAGCATGGGCCTGGGGAAGACCCTGCAAGTCATCTCCTTCATCGACATCCTGCTGCGCCACACCGCCGCACGCACCGTGCTGGCCATTGTCCCC GTGAACACTCTGCAGAACTGGCTGGCTGAGTTTAACATGTGGCTGCCGCCCCCAGAGGCCCTGCAGCAGGAGAATGATCCCCACAGCGTCACGCCCCGAGCCTTCAAAGTGCACATCCTCAACGACGAGCACAA GACCACTGAGGCCCGAGCCAAGGTGGTGGGGGAGTGGTCAGCAGAGGGCGGTGTGCTGCTTATGGGATATGAGATGTACCGGCTGCTGTCCCTGAAGAAGAGCTTCGTCACCGGCAGGAAGAAGAAGTCCAAGAAACCCGTGGGTCCAGTCATCATTGATctggatgaggaggagagacagcaggagctgctgaaAG ACATTGAGAAGGCCCTCGCTCGGCCGGGCCCGGACGTGGTGATCTGCGATGAGGGCCACCGCATCAAGAACTTCCACTCCAGCACGTCGCAGGCGCTGAAGAGCATGCAGTCCCGGCGGCGGGTGGTCCTGACGGGCTACCCGCTGCAGAACAACCTGATGGAGTACTGGTGCATGGTGGACTTTGTGCGGCCCGACTTCCTGGGCTCGCGGCAGGAGTTCAGCAACATGTTCGAGCGGCCCATCCTGAACGGGCAGTGCACGGACAGCACGCCGCAGGACGTGCGGCTCATGAGGTATCGCAGCCACGTGCTGCACAGCCTGCTGGAGGGCTTCGTGCAGAG GCGTGGTCATAGCGTGCTGAGAACGCACCTGCCTTCCAAGGATGAGAATGTGATCCTGGTACGCCTGTCGCCCCTCCAGAGGGCGCTCTACACCCAGTTCATGACCCGTTTCCGGGAGACAGGCAGCAACGGCTGGCTGGGGCTTAACCCTCTCAAGGCTTTCTGTGTTTGCTGCAAG ATCTGGAACCACCCTGATGTGCTGTATGCGGCACTGCAGAAGGAGAGTCTGGCCAATGAGCAGGACCTGGACCTGGATGACCTCACTGCTGCGGGGAGCAGCCgctgccccgcccccggccTGAAGGGGAAAACTACAGACTCCGCCCCCAGTAAACTGGGCATGGCAGGGCTTGGCCTTGGCCTGCTCCAGGAGAAGGCCAACCAAGTGATCACTTACGAATGG gCAAGGGATATCATGACTGATTACCAGACAGGTGTTCTGGAGAATTCTGCCAAGATGGTGCTGCTCTTCTACCTAATTGAGGAGAGTGTGAGCAGAGGAGACAGGATCCTTGTGTTCAG TCAGAGCTTGTCCACGCTGTCTGTCATCGAGGAGTTTCTGAGTAAGAGGCCCATGCCGTCCTGCGGAGTCACCAGTGAGAGCCAGAGCCACAACTGGGTGCGCAATGTCAACTACTAca GGTTAGACGGAAGCACGTcagcctcagagagagagagactcatcAACCAGTTCAATGACCCCGAGAACACCACCACCTGGCTCTTCCTGCTCTCCACCAG GGCAGGATGTCTTGGCGTGAACCTGATTGGGGCAAATCGTGTGGTGGTGTTCGATGCCTCCTGGAACCCGTGCCATGATGCCCAGGCTGTCTGCCGCGTGTACCGCTACGGTCAGAAGAAGGCCTGCCACATCTACCGCCTGGTGTGTGACTATACCCTGGAAAAGAAGATCTACGACCGACAGGTCTCCAAACAGGGCGTGTCAG ACCGTGTGGTGGATGACCTGAACCCCGGGCTCACCTTCACACGGCGTGAAATAGAGTCGCTGCTGAATTTTGTGGATGAGGAACCCGAGCCCACTCACTTGGTGCTGGACCCCGAGGACCAGGTGGAGGAAGTCATTCGCCAGGCATGGAAGATGTACCCTCACCTCATCACCAAG CAACCCTTCCACCATGAGTCGCTCCTTGTGGATAGGAAGGAGATGAAGCTGACCAAAGCTGAAAAGAAGGCTGCTAAGAAGAGCTATGAGGATGAGAAGCGTGCCTCCATACCCTACAATCGCCCATCCTACACCCACTACTACCCACCCAGTGATCATGGCCTTGCCAGCATCCCCACCTTCAGTCAGCGCAGCTG GCGCCCTCCTCTGCGGCCAGACGAGAAGCCGGTTGCCAGCGTCCGCCCTGTCCAGTCTACACCCATTCCCATGATGCCTCGACAGGTGCCCCTGGGCCACGCCCACTCGATTGCTGCCACTTCCAGTGCAGGTAGCAGCTACCTGCAGAAGGCAGGGGTGTATGTGCAGCGCATTGTCACAACCACTG ACATTGTGATTCCAGGCTCCAACAGTAGCACAGATGTTCAGACCCGAATCAGTGCTGGAGAGACCGTCCACTTCATCAAAGGATCCAAGG GAACTTACATCAGAACAAGTAACGGGAGGATTTTTGCCGTCCGAACATCAGGAAAAaacaggggaggagaggagatctTGACCGCTTCCAGAGGTA aTTCACAGCAGTCCTCTGGGAACTCCAGCAGTAATGGCTGTGTGTCTCCAGACCGGAAGCACCCGGCTCCAGATGGCCCAGCGCGCTCCGCCTCCCCAGACAGTCCAAGGCTCCTGCGGGAGCTATGCAGGTACGCTGTGGCCATGGAGACGCCCCAGGAATCTGAATGGAGCAGGTCTAAGGAACCACACACCTCCAGGGGTCAGAACAGCGGCGAGAGCAGCTCGCAGGCCAGCACAGCTGACCCGCCCGGTTTGGGCGCGGCCGAAGCCTTGGACCTCCGAGGTCCCAAGCGCAAGCCTCCTGTCCCGTCCTCTGCCGAGCAGATCCGTAAGCTGCCAGCTGCCAAACGCGCACCTGTGCCCTCAGCATTCCCTCGCTTCCCACTGGGGAGCGGCTTCAGCCTGCCCCTTAGCCCCGCCCTGCTGGGCTCCATGACCCACCCCATGTTCATGGGCGCTGCCTCGCCCTTCTTCCAGCCTCATGGCCAGTTGGGAGACTCTAGGATGATGTTCCCCATGACCTCTGACGCTTTTGTGCCCATTTCCTctgcctcttcttcctcctcctcttcctcgtctaCTGTGGGGAGTGCCAACTCCACCCTCACCTCTTTGCCTCCCTTCCTGCTCAACCCCAGCATGGCTGGGATGCTTCCCTCCGGATTCCCGCTGCCCTACAGCCAGTCACTGATGTACCCCAATGCTCTGCTCTCGGGGGCCCTACCCCCTGGCCTGGGCTCAGCCGGATCAAGCTTCCTCTCCCACTTACCCTCCTCTGGACTTCACGGTGTGCCAACTCGGCCAGACTCGCATGTCACCTCAGATAATGGTGGCAGCAGCTCAGATGATGATGTAGTAGAGGTGACAGGACAATGA
- the LOC118779818 gene encoding helicase ARIP4-like isoform X2 → MSEEAISGSDMETDFTAEKEEDQEEEEEMEEEEEDNDGDDEEEAAEQSQSTSLSEEKEAGGGDTPEGQHTHSSTSPSGAPPSRPPSRPPSRPSSHSPVSLTSSKKRVSKPAHLRRNIRKLLKEHQLEAVTQAAQHEELERRKRLEQQRKDFPAPPLPEYAPGEMHKTPPLPEYAPGEFVLRAGQVSETHAVRGEVICLDSSDSSSDEEAQSPAQHTRDDVIELSSDEDDALHLSSESANEEEDTPSNVESSGAHINDALNQPDAQGRVLVNINHPDNEGDLFLAPQLARAVKPHQIGGIRFLYDNLVESVERYRSSSGFGCILAHSMGLGKTLQVISFIDILLRHTAARTVLAIVPVNTLQNWLAEFNMWLPPPEALQQENDPHSVTPRAFKVHILNDEHKTTEARAKVVGEWSAEGGVLLMGYEMYRLLSLKKSFVTGRKKKSKKPVGPVIIDLDEEERQQELLKDIEKALARPGPDVVICDEGHRIKNFHSSTSQALKSMQSRRRVVLTGYPLQNNLMEYWCMVDFVRPDFLGSRQEFSNMFERPILNGQCTDSTPQDVRLMRYRSHVLHSLLEGFVQRRGHSVLRTHLPSKDENVILVRLSPLQRALYTQFMTRFRETGSNGWLGLNPLKAFCVCCKIWNHPDVLYAALQKESLANEQDLDLDDLTAAGSSRCPAPGLKGKTTDSAPSKLGMAGLGLGLLQEKANQVITYEWARDIMTDYQTGVLENSAKMVLLFYLIEESVSRGDRILVFSQSLSTLSVIEEFLSKRPMPSCGVTSESQSHNWVRNVNYYRLDGSTSASERERLINQFNDPENTTTWLFLLSTRAGCLGVNLIGANRVVVFDASWNPCHDAQAVCRVYRYGQKKACHIYRLVCDYTLEKKIYDRQVSKQGVSDRVVDDLNPGLTFTRREIESLLNFVDEEPEPTHLVLDPEDQVEEVIRQAWKMYPHLITKQPFHHESLLVDRKEMKLTKAEKKAAKKSYEDEKRASIPYNRPSYTHYYPPSDHGLASIPTFSQRSWRPPLRPDEKPVASVRPVQSTPIPMMPRQVPLGHAHSIAATSSAGSSYLQKAGVYVQRIVTTTDIVIPGSNSSTDVQTRISAGETVHFIKGSKGTYIRTSNGRIFAVRTSGKNRGGEEILTASRDSQQSSGNSSSNGCVSPDRKHPAPDGPARSASPDSPRLLRELCRYAVAMETPQESEWSRSKEPHTSRGQNSGESSSQASTADPPGLGAAEALDLRGPKRKPPVPSSAEQIRKLPAAKRAPVPSAFPRFPLGSGFSLPLSPALLGSMTHPMFMGAASPFFQPHGQLGDSRMMFPMTSDAFVPISSASSSSSSSSSTVGSANSTLTSLPPFLLNPSMAGMLPSGFPLPYSQSLMYPNALLSGALPPGLGSAGSSFLSHLPSSGLHGVPTRPDSHVTSDNGGSSSDDDVVEVTGQ, encoded by the exons ATGTCAGAAGAGGCAATTTCAGGGAGCGATATGGAAACTGATTTTACTGCTGAGAAAGAGGAGGAtcaggaggaagaagaggagatggaggaggaagaggaggacaaTGACGGGGATGACGAAGAAGAAGCCGCTG AGCAGTCCCAGAGCACCTCTCTTAGTGAAGAGAAGGAGGCTGGGGGAGGAGACACCCCAGAGGGgcagcacacacattcatctaCCTCACCGTCAGGGGCCCCCCCCTCCAGACCGCCCTCCAGACCGCCCTCCAGACCCAGCAGTCACAGCCCGGTATCCCTCACCAGCAGCAAGAAGAGAGTCTCAAAGCCAGCCCACCTGAGGAGGAACATCCG AAAGCTGTTGAAAGAGCACCAGCTAGAGGCAGTGACTCAGGCTGCCCAGCatgaggagctggagaggcgGAAGCGTCTGGAACAGCAGAGGAAGGACTtcccagcccctcccctgccAGAATATGCCCCGGGTGAGATGCACAAAACCCCTCCCCTACCGGAGTACGCCCCGG gtgagTTTGTATTGCGGGCAGGGCAGGTGTCTGAGACCCATGCAGTGAGAGGGGAGGTGATCTGCCTggacagcagtgacagcagtaGTGATGAGGAGGCCCAGTCGCCAGCGCAGCACACCCGTGATG ATGTGATAGAGCTCAGCTCCGATGAGGATGATGCCCTGCACCTCAGCAGTGAGTCAGCCAATGAGGAGGAGGACACCCCCAGCAATGTGGAGAGCAGTGGTGCCCACATCAATGATGCCCTCAACCAGCCTGATGCGCAGGGCCGCGTCCTTGTCAACATCAATCACCCTGACAACGAGGGAGACCTCTTCCTTGCACCTCAGCTCGCCCGTGCTGTCAAGCCCCACCAG ATTGGTGGGATCCGGTTCTTGTATGATAACCTGGTGGAGTCTGTGGAGCGGTACAGGAGCAGCAGCGGGTTTGGGTGCATCCTGGCGCACAGCATGGGCCTGGGGAAGACCCTGCAAGTCATCTCCTTCATCGACATCCTGCTGCGCCACACCGCCGCACGCACCGTGCTGGCCATTGTCCCC GTGAACACTCTGCAGAACTGGCTGGCTGAGTTTAACATGTGGCTGCCGCCCCCAGAGGCCCTGCAGCAGGAGAATGATCCCCACAGCGTCACGCCCCGAGCCTTCAAAGTGCACATCCTCAACGACGAGCACAA GACCACTGAGGCCCGAGCCAAGGTGGTGGGGGAGTGGTCAGCAGAGGGCGGTGTGCTGCTTATGGGATATGAGATGTACCGGCTGCTGTCCCTGAAGAAGAGCTTCGTCACCGGCAGGAAGAAGAAGTCCAAGAAACCCGTGGGTCCAGTCATCATTGATctggatgaggaggagagacagcaggagctgctgaaAG ACATTGAGAAGGCCCTCGCTCGGCCGGGCCCGGACGTGGTGATCTGCGATGAGGGCCACCGCATCAAGAACTTCCACTCCAGCACGTCGCAGGCGCTGAAGAGCATGCAGTCCCGGCGGCGGGTGGTCCTGACGGGCTACCCGCTGCAGAACAACCTGATGGAGTACTGGTGCATGGTGGACTTTGTGCGGCCCGACTTCCTGGGCTCGCGGCAGGAGTTCAGCAACATGTTCGAGCGGCCCATCCTGAACGGGCAGTGCACGGACAGCACGCCGCAGGACGTGCGGCTCATGAGGTATCGCAGCCACGTGCTGCACAGCCTGCTGGAGGGCTTCGTGCAGAG GCGTGGTCATAGCGTGCTGAGAACGCACCTGCCTTCCAAGGATGAGAATGTGATCCTGGTACGCCTGTCGCCCCTCCAGAGGGCGCTCTACACCCAGTTCATGACCCGTTTCCGGGAGACAGGCAGCAACGGCTGGCTGGGGCTTAACCCTCTCAAGGCTTTCTGTGTTTGCTGCAAG ATCTGGAACCACCCTGATGTGCTGTATGCGGCACTGCAGAAGGAGAGTCTGGCCAATGAGCAGGACCTGGACCTGGATGACCTCACTGCTGCGGGGAGCAGCCgctgccccgcccccggccTGAAGGGGAAAACTACAGACTCCGCCCCCAGTAAACTGGGCATGGCAGGGCTTGGCCTTGGCCTGCTCCAGGAGAAGGCCAACCAAGTGATCACTTACGAATGG gCAAGGGATATCATGACTGATTACCAGACAGGTGTTCTGGAGAATTCTGCCAAGATGGTGCTGCTCTTCTACCTAATTGAGGAGAGTGTGAGCAGAGGAGACAGGATCCTTGTGTTCAG TCAGAGCTTGTCCACGCTGTCTGTCATCGAGGAGTTTCTGAGTAAGAGGCCCATGCCGTCCTGCGGAGTCACCAGTGAGAGCCAGAGCCACAACTGGGTGCGCAATGTCAACTACTAca GGTTAGACGGAAGCACGTcagcctcagagagagagagactcatcAACCAGTTCAATGACCCCGAGAACACCACCACCTGGCTCTTCCTGCTCTCCACCAG GGCAGGATGTCTTGGCGTGAACCTGATTGGGGCAAATCGTGTGGTGGTGTTCGATGCCTCCTGGAACCCGTGCCATGATGCCCAGGCTGTCTGCCGCGTGTACCGCTACGGTCAGAAGAAGGCCTGCCACATCTACCGCCTGGTGTGTGACTATACCCTGGAAAAGAAGATCTACGACCGACAGGTCTCCAAACAGGGCGTGTCAG ACCGTGTGGTGGATGACCTGAACCCCGGGCTCACCTTCACACGGCGTGAAATAGAGTCGCTGCTGAATTTTGTGGATGAGGAACCCGAGCCCACTCACTTGGTGCTGGACCCCGAGGACCAGGTGGAGGAAGTCATTCGCCAGGCATGGAAGATGTACCCTCACCTCATCACCAAG CAACCCTTCCACCATGAGTCGCTCCTTGTGGATAGGAAGGAGATGAAGCTGACCAAAGCTGAAAAGAAGGCTGCTAAGAAGAGCTATGAGGATGAGAAGCGTGCCTCCATACCCTACAATCGCCCATCCTACACCCACTACTACCCACCCAGTGATCATGGCCTTGCCAGCATCCCCACCTTCAGTCAGCGCAGCTG GCGCCCTCCTCTGCGGCCAGACGAGAAGCCGGTTGCCAGCGTCCGCCCTGTCCAGTCTACACCCATTCCCATGATGCCTCGACAGGTGCCCCTGGGCCACGCCCACTCGATTGCTGCCACTTCCAGTGCAGGTAGCAGCTACCTGCAGAAGGCAGGGGTGTATGTGCAGCGCATTGTCACAACCACTG ACATTGTGATTCCAGGCTCCAACAGTAGCACAGATGTTCAGACCCGAATCAGTGCTGGAGAGACCGTCCACTTCATCAAAGGATCCAAGG GAACTTACATCAGAACAAGTAACGGGAGGATTTTTGCCGTCCGAACATCAGGAAAAaacaggggaggagaggagatctTGACCGCTTCCAGAG aTTCACAGCAGTCCTCTGGGAACTCCAGCAGTAATGGCTGTGTGTCTCCAGACCGGAAGCACCCGGCTCCAGATGGCCCAGCGCGCTCCGCCTCCCCAGACAGTCCAAGGCTCCTGCGGGAGCTATGCAGGTACGCTGTGGCCATGGAGACGCCCCAGGAATCTGAATGGAGCAGGTCTAAGGAACCACACACCTCCAGGGGTCAGAACAGCGGCGAGAGCAGCTCGCAGGCCAGCACAGCTGACCCGCCCGGTTTGGGCGCGGCCGAAGCCTTGGACCTCCGAGGTCCCAAGCGCAAGCCTCCTGTCCCGTCCTCTGCCGAGCAGATCCGTAAGCTGCCAGCTGCCAAACGCGCACCTGTGCCCTCAGCATTCCCTCGCTTCCCACTGGGGAGCGGCTTCAGCCTGCCCCTTAGCCCCGCCCTGCTGGGCTCCATGACCCACCCCATGTTCATGGGCGCTGCCTCGCCCTTCTTCCAGCCTCATGGCCAGTTGGGAGACTCTAGGATGATGTTCCCCATGACCTCTGACGCTTTTGTGCCCATTTCCTctgcctcttcttcctcctcctcttcctcgtctaCTGTGGGGAGTGCCAACTCCACCCTCACCTCTTTGCCTCCCTTCCTGCTCAACCCCAGCATGGCTGGGATGCTTCCCTCCGGATTCCCGCTGCCCTACAGCCAGTCACTGATGTACCCCAATGCTCTGCTCTCGGGGGCCCTACCCCCTGGCCTGGGCTCAGCCGGATCAAGCTTCCTCTCCCACTTACCCTCCTCTGGACTTCACGGTGTGCCAACTCGGCCAGACTCGCATGTCACCTCAGATAATGGTGGCAGCAGCTCAGATGATGATGTAGTAGAGGTGACAGGACAATGA